Proteins encoded by one window of Xanthomonas sp. DAR 80977:
- a CDS encoding AfsR/SARP family transcriptional regulator: MFRIWVFGSVSIAYGDARAVAVPGRCGSLLAYLALGQRRYFSRSELLANLWPERDASASSGSFNTALWRLRRIVETPPLRHGDLIVSDRRGAIGLDGPMQIWLDVAEFSSLIDPALGKPPERMGEADVEALRRGVALYRSDILMDLADDWALRERERHRRSYLNALWRLMQLARLRHDYADGIRHAQAILDSDTLREDVHRELMQLFELNGQRAHALRQFERCRDLLRRELAIQPMRETLSLYQRIADGAIGAAAEAHAGSPAFAAPAPMQMPVQLPVAGLQAQLLIEAARRGLASADAQLQLSLQFLEH; the protein is encoded by the coding sequence ATGTTCAGGATATGGGTGTTTGGATCGGTCTCGATCGCCTACGGCGACGCGCGCGCGGTCGCGGTGCCTGGACGCTGCGGCAGCCTGCTCGCCTACCTGGCGCTGGGCCAGCGGCGCTATTTCAGCCGCAGCGAACTGCTCGCCAACCTGTGGCCCGAGCGCGATGCGAGCGCGTCCAGCGGCTCGTTCAACACCGCGTTGTGGCGCTTGCGGCGGATCGTGGAGACGCCGCCGCTGCGGCACGGCGACCTGATCGTCAGCGATCGCCGCGGCGCCATCGGCCTGGACGGGCCGATGCAGATCTGGCTGGACGTGGCCGAGTTCTCCAGCCTGATCGACCCGGCGCTGGGCAAGCCGCCGGAGCGGATGGGCGAGGCGGACGTCGAGGCGCTGCGCCGCGGCGTGGCCCTGTACCGCTCCGACATCCTGATGGACCTGGCCGACGACTGGGCGCTGCGCGAGCGCGAGCGGCATCGCCGCAGCTATCTCAACGCGCTGTGGCGGCTGATGCAGCTGGCGCGGCTGCGCCACGACTACGCCGACGGCATCCGCCACGCGCAGGCGATCCTCGACAGCGACACCCTGCGCGAGGACGTGCACCGGGAACTGATGCAGCTGTTCGAACTCAACGGGCAGCGCGCGCACGCGCTGCGCCAGTTCGAACGCTGCCGCGACCTGCTGCGCCGCGAGCTGGCGATCCAGCCGATGCGCGAAACCCTCAGCCTGTACCAGCGCATCGCCGACGGCGCGATCGGCGCGGCCGCCGAAGCGCACGCCGGCTCCCCCGCCTTCGCCGCGCCGGCGCCGATGCAGATGCCGGTGCAGCTGCCGGTCGCCGGCCTGCAGGCGCAGTTGCTGATCGAGGCCGCCCGCCGCGGCCTGGCCTCGGCCGATGCGCAGTTGCAGCTGAGCCTGCAATTCCTGGAGCACTGA
- a CDS encoding alpha-amylase family glycosyl hydrolase, producing MNAVASPLPDHAGVQAALAAQPGAQARYGAHGPRLFAALQALYGDHPDYAQWLPRWLDAVAATIRARPPALADLDAARAPDWFGDPSMLGYSAYADRFAGTLAGVGERVPYLQELGVRYLHLLPFLRMREGDNDGGFAVSDYGQVEPRLGDNADLVALTTRLRGAGISLCADFVLNHTADDHPWALAAKRGDARYLDYYHHFADRHLPDRYERTLSEVFPHTAPGNFTWVEDAQAWLWTTFYPYQWDLDWSNPAVFGEMALALLQLANLGVEVFRLDSTAYLWKREGSDCMNQPEAHTILQALRALTDIAAPAVLLKAEAIVPMAQLPPYFGNGRARGHECQLAYHSTLMAAGWVALAAQRGDIVHGVIAQTPALPPACAWLSYVRCHDDIGWNVLRHEAAGGDGSAPFDLAQAARFFAGDAPGSYARGAAFQSSGDGVHGSNGMSAALVGIEAALADGDADALELAIRRLLLLYALALAMPGIPLLYMGDELALGNDAGYRDDPLRRHEGRWLHRPAMDWERAARRGDRGSLPGQVYARLRTLIAARAATAALAAGQPLRALPLGDPALLGIARGVDFVAAYNFSAQPVAVDRTALGAGHWQAIADGGLDATALQEWNGMLPAYGMRWWRRG from the coding sequence ATGAACGCTGTTGCCTCCCCCCTCCCCGATCACGCCGGCGTGCAGGCGGCCCTGGCCGCCCAGCCCGGCGCGCAGGCGCGCTACGGCGCCCATGGCCCCCGCCTGTTCGCCGCACTGCAGGCCCTGTACGGCGACCATCCGGACTACGCGCAGTGGCTGCCGCGCTGGCTCGATGCGGTCGCCGCCACCATCCGCGCGCGCCCGCCGGCATTGGCCGACCTGGATGCGGCGCGCGCGCCGGACTGGTTCGGCGACCCATCGATGCTCGGCTACAGCGCCTACGCCGACCGCTTCGCCGGCACCCTGGCCGGGGTCGGCGAACGCGTGCCCTACCTGCAGGAACTGGGCGTGCGCTACCTGCACCTGCTGCCGTTCCTGCGCATGCGCGAAGGCGACAACGACGGCGGCTTCGCGGTCAGCGACTACGGCCAGGTCGAGCCGCGGCTCGGCGACAACGCCGACCTGGTCGCCCTGACCACGCGCCTGCGCGGCGCCGGCATCAGCCTGTGCGCCGACTTCGTGCTCAACCACACCGCCGACGACCATCCCTGGGCGCTGGCCGCCAAACGGGGCGACGCGCGTTACCTGGACTACTACCACCACTTCGCCGACCGCCACCTGCCCGACCGCTACGAGCGCACCCTGAGCGAGGTGTTCCCGCACACCGCGCCGGGCAACTTCACCTGGGTCGAGGACGCCCAGGCCTGGCTGTGGACCACGTTCTATCCCTACCAGTGGGATCTGGACTGGAGCAATCCCGCGGTGTTCGGCGAGATGGCGCTGGCGCTGCTGCAGCTGGCCAACCTGGGCGTGGAAGTGTTCCGGCTGGATTCCACCGCCTACCTGTGGAAACGCGAAGGCAGCGACTGCATGAACCAGCCCGAGGCGCACACCATCCTGCAGGCGTTGCGCGCGCTCACCGACATCGCCGCGCCGGCGGTGCTGCTGAAGGCCGAGGCGATCGTGCCGATGGCGCAGCTGCCGCCCTACTTCGGCAACGGCCGCGCACGCGGCCACGAATGCCAGCTGGCCTACCACAGCACGCTGATGGCGGCCGGCTGGGTGGCGCTGGCCGCGCAGCGCGGCGACATCGTGCACGGCGTGATCGCGCAGACGCCGGCGTTGCCGCCGGCCTGCGCGTGGCTGAGCTACGTGCGCTGCCACGACGACATCGGCTGGAACGTGCTGCGCCACGAAGCGGCCGGCGGCGACGGCAGCGCGCCGTTCGACCTCGCCCAGGCCGCACGTTTCTTCGCCGGCGACGCGCCGGGCAGCTATGCGCGCGGCGCAGCGTTCCAGAGCAGCGGCGACGGCGTGCACGGCAGCAACGGCATGAGCGCCGCACTGGTCGGCATCGAAGCGGCGCTGGCCGACGGCGATGCCGACGCGCTGGAACTGGCAATCCGGCGCCTGCTGCTGCTGTATGCGCTGGCGCTGGCGATGCCCGGCATCCCGTTGCTGTACATGGGCGACGAACTGGCGCTGGGCAACGACGCGGGCTATCGCGACGACCCGCTGCGCCGCCACGAAGGCCGTTGGCTGCACCGTCCGGCGATGGACTGGGAGCGCGCGGCGCGGCGCGGCGACCGCGGCAGTCTTCCCGGCCAGGTGTACGCCCGTTTGCGGACCCTGATCGCCGCGCGCGCGGCCACTGCCGCCTTGGCCGCCGGGCAACCGCTGCGCGCGTTGCCGCTGGGCGATCCGGCCTTGCTCGGGATCGCCCGCGGCGTGGACTTCGTCGCGGCCTACAACTTCAGCGCGCAGCCGGTGGCGGTGGATCGCACCGCCTTGGGCGCTGGCCACTGGCAGGCCATCGCCGACGGCGGACTCGACGCGACCGCGCTGCAGGAATGGAATGGCATGTTGCCGGCCTATGGCATGCGCTGGTGGCGGCGCGGCTGA
- the rsgA gene encoding ribosome small subunit-dependent GTPase A: MSSPPIDFDALRPIGWPWPGLPEEPAWRALFDAHPLARPARVSEQHRTGYVVADAVDTGFKVESLPEWQRPRFPSHERAAVGDWVLLEDDKRIVALLPRRTAIKRGAAGEHYHQQVIAANIDTVFIVCGLDADFNPRRIERYLLLVGGGGAEPVVILTKADLTEYAADALAVLEELAAQDIPLLTVNAKDVDSVAALRPWLGAGRTAVLVGSSGAGKSTLTNTLLGVQKMRTAAVRENDSRGRHTTTHRALLPLPSGACLIDTPGMRELKPTGEEDLAEGGFADIEALAAQCRFNDCAHQAEPGCAVQAAIERGEIDEARLANYMKLRDEVAGAAGKLAQRQAQNAAAGRSGRPAAGKPGGKRPPPRNQRR, encoded by the coding sequence ATGAGCTCCCCCCCGATCGACTTCGACGCGCTGCGCCCCATCGGCTGGCCCTGGCCCGGACTGCCCGAGGAGCCGGCCTGGCGCGCGCTGTTCGACGCGCACCCGCTGGCGCGGCCGGCACGGGTCAGCGAGCAGCACCGCACCGGCTACGTGGTGGCCGATGCGGTGGACACCGGGTTCAAGGTCGAGTCGCTGCCGGAATGGCAGCGCCCGCGCTTCCCCAGCCACGAGCGCGCCGCGGTCGGCGACTGGGTGCTGCTGGAGGACGACAAGCGCATCGTGGCGCTGCTGCCGCGGCGCACCGCGATCAAGCGCGGCGCGGCCGGCGAGCACTACCACCAGCAGGTGATCGCGGCCAACATCGATACGGTGTTCATCGTCTGCGGCCTGGATGCGGACTTCAATCCGCGGCGCATCGAGCGCTACCTGCTGCTGGTCGGCGGCGGCGGGGCCGAGCCGGTGGTGATCCTGACCAAGGCCGACCTCACCGAGTACGCGGCCGACGCGCTGGCGGTGCTGGAAGAACTGGCCGCGCAGGACATTCCCCTGCTGACCGTCAACGCCAAGGACGTGGACAGCGTGGCGGCGCTGCGGCCGTGGCTGGGGGCCGGGCGCACCGCGGTGCTGGTCGGCTCGTCCGGCGCCGGCAAGTCCACCCTCACCAACACCTTGCTCGGGGTGCAGAAGATGCGCACCGCGGCGGTGCGCGAGAACGACTCGCGCGGCCGCCACACCACCACCCACCGCGCGCTGCTGCCGCTGCCGTCCGGCGCCTGCCTGATCGACACGCCGGGCATGCGCGAGCTCAAGCCCACCGGCGAGGAGGACCTGGCCGAGGGCGGCTTCGCCGACATCGAGGCCTTGGCGGCGCAGTGCCGCTTCAACGATTGCGCGCACCAGGCCGAGCCTGGCTGCGCGGTGCAGGCGGCGATCGAGCGCGGCGAGATCGACGAGGCGCGGCTGGCCAACTACATGAAGCTGCGCGACGAGGTCGCCGGCGCCGCCGGCAAGCTGGCGCAGCGCCAGGCGCAGAACGCGGCCGCCGGCAGGTCCGGCCGGCCCGCCGCGGGCAAGCCGGGCGGCAAGCGCCCGCCGCCGCGCAACCAGCGCCGCTGA
- a CDS encoding TonB-dependent siderophore receptor, with the protein MSNRTIAVRAFARADSRLSRSLLALACSWPLLAAAQSSAGTADPVDLDRLQVQARRGGATEGSDSYTADVARSSAKLELSLRETPQSVVVVTRQQIADRNLQSLQDVTDTVAGFNSPTWDTERTYITVRGFEVDYYRIDGIPTDYSGDVQQNMAIYDRVEIVRGANGLTTGAGSPAASIDLVRKHADSDAFTGRVDLSAGRWDRYRGTADVQSPLNADGRVRGRVVASYEDKDSFRDYYSKTSGLLYGIVDADFGNATHGYVGVNTQRNDGRGTTWGGVPAFFSDGSRTDFSRSASFTPRWARGVADTTNAFAGLTHRFGNDAQLHVEYSHQRFETDWKSVLFGYYQYPDKDTGLGLSSNYGGRYPALTTQDSLDAYVNLPLTLWGREHELVAGATWMDRSVRNWANSPLQPLVAESVYAWTGDLAQPQWTPLAKSSDNVVRQVAAYAAGRFRLGDDLTAIVGARVGDWKNTDRMTPSNSYARHGRTTPYAGLIYDLSDTHSLYASYTGIFKPQDNRDRNGRYLAPLEGNSYEVGAKGEYFGGRLNAALALFRIEQDNLAVADVGQLVPGTTDQAYRAAQGTVSQGVEFQLDGELSEQWRISAGWAQFDANDASGVDVNPTSPRREGTLFATWQGGPWRIGGGLSWQSAFYDQSVDPQGNALRLRQGSVLLANAMARYDINQAWSAQLNVRNLFDRTYYANIVYQTQLIYGDPRDVELTLSWKF; encoded by the coding sequence ATGTCCAACCGCACCATCGCCGTGCGCGCCTTCGCGCGTGCCGATTCCCGTCTGTCGCGCTCGCTGCTGGCGCTGGCCTGTTCCTGGCCGCTGCTGGCCGCGGCGCAATCCAGCGCCGGCACGGCCGATCCGGTCGACCTCGACCGCCTGCAGGTGCAGGCGCGCCGCGGCGGCGCCACCGAAGGCAGCGACTCCTACACCGCCGACGTGGCGCGCAGTTCGGCCAAGCTGGAGCTGTCGCTGCGGGAAACCCCGCAGTCGGTGGTGGTGGTGACCCGCCAGCAGATCGCCGACCGCAACCTGCAGTCGCTGCAGGACGTCACCGACACCGTCGCCGGCTTCAATTCGCCGACCTGGGACACCGAGCGCACCTACATCACGGTGCGCGGCTTCGAGGTGGACTACTACCGCATCGACGGCATCCCCACCGACTACAGCGGCGACGTGCAGCAGAACATGGCGATCTACGACCGGGTCGAGATCGTGCGCGGCGCCAACGGCCTGACCACCGGCGCCGGCAGCCCGGCGGCCTCGATCGACCTGGTGCGCAAGCACGCCGACAGCGACGCGTTCACAGGTCGCGTCGACCTGTCGGCCGGCCGCTGGGACCGCTACCGCGGCACGGCCGACGTGCAGTCGCCGTTGAATGCCGACGGCCGCGTGCGCGGCCGCGTGGTCGCCAGCTACGAGGACAAGGATTCCTTCCGCGATTACTACAGCAAGACCTCGGGGCTGCTGTACGGCATCGTCGATGCGGACTTCGGCAACGCCACGCATGGCTATGTCGGCGTCAACACGCAACGCAACGATGGCCGCGGCACCACCTGGGGCGGCGTGCCGGCCTTCTTCAGCGACGGCAGCCGCACGGATTTCTCGCGCTCGGCTTCGTTCACCCCGCGCTGGGCGCGCGGCGTGGCCGACACCACCAACGCCTTCGCCGGGCTCACCCACCGTTTCGGCAACGATGCGCAGCTGCACGTGGAGTATTCGCACCAGCGCTTCGAGACCGACTGGAAGTCGGTGCTGTTCGGCTATTACCAGTATCCGGACAAGGACACCGGGCTGGGCCTGAGCAGCAACTACGGCGGCCGCTATCCCGCGCTCACCACGCAGGACAGCCTGGACGCCTACGTCAACCTGCCGCTGACGCTGTGGGGCCGCGAGCACGAGCTGGTCGCCGGCGCGACCTGGATGGACCGCAGCGTGCGCAACTGGGCCAACTCCCCGTTGCAGCCGCTGGTCGCCGAGAGCGTCTACGCCTGGACCGGCGATCTGGCGCAGCCGCAGTGGACGCCGCTGGCGAAGAGCAGCGACAACGTGGTGCGCCAGGTGGCGGCCTATGCGGCCGGGCGCTTCCGCCTCGGCGACGACCTCACCGCCATCGTCGGCGCGCGCGTGGGCGACTGGAAGAACACCGACCGGATGACGCCGTCCAACTCCTACGCGCGCCACGGCCGCACCACGCCCTACGCGGGACTGATCTACGACCTGAGCGACACGCACTCGCTCTACGCCAGCTACACCGGCATCTTCAAGCCGCAGGACAACCGCGACCGCAACGGGCGCTACCTGGCGCCGCTGGAAGGCAACAGCTACGAGGTCGGCGCGAAGGGCGAATACTTCGGCGGCCGGCTCAATGCCGCGCTGGCGCTGTTCCGCATCGAGCAGGACAACCTCGCGGTGGCCGACGTGGGGCAACTGGTGCCGGGCACCACCGACCAGGCCTACCGTGCCGCCCAGGGTACGGTCAGCCAGGGCGTGGAGTTCCAGCTCGACGGCGAACTGTCCGAGCAGTGGCGGATCAGCGCCGGCTGGGCCCAGTTCGACGCCAACGACGCCAGCGGCGTGGACGTGAACCCGACCAGCCCGCGCCGCGAGGGCACGCTGTTCGCCACCTGGCAGGGCGGGCCGTGGCGCATCGGCGGCGGGCTGAGCTGGCAGTCGGCGTTCTACGACCAGTCGGTGGACCCGCAGGGCAATGCGCTGCGCCTGCGCCAGGGCAGCGTGCTGCTGGCCAACGCGATGGCGCGCTACGACATCAACCAGGCATGGTCGGCGCAGCTCAACGTGCGCAACCTGTTCGACCGCACCTACTACGCCAACATCGTCTACCAGACCCAGCTGATCTACGGCGATCCGCGCGACGTGGAACTGACCCTGTCCTGGAAGTTCTGA
- a CDS encoding methyltransferase domain-containing protein: MSRPQALRIARAFLPAHPLGNRYDYYYTRTKLRTDPLYPGVLAALRGTDAPVLDLGCGLGLLAHALRADGQRQRYHGVDIDAAKIRRAIRIAARSDLHGARFEVVDLGQAWPEHSGSVAILDVLQYLDAAMQASLIRSVAKMLTPGAKLVIRSGLGDASGRGRTSRITDVLAHLAGWMQEVPKCYPTRDSLERQLGDAGLRATFAPLYGNTPLNNWLIVAEPR, from the coding sequence ATGAGCCGCCCGCAGGCATTGCGCATCGCCCGCGCCTTCCTGCCGGCGCATCCGCTCGGCAACCGCTACGACTACTACTACACCCGCACCAAGCTGCGTACCGATCCGCTCTACCCCGGCGTGCTCGCCGCGCTGCGCGGCACCGACGCGCCGGTGCTGGACCTGGGCTGCGGCCTGGGCCTGCTCGCGCATGCGCTGCGCGCCGACGGCCAGCGGCAGCGCTACCACGGCGTGGACATCGACGCGGCCAAGATCCGCCGCGCGATCCGCATCGCCGCGCGCAGCGACCTGCACGGCGCCCGCTTCGAGGTGGTCGACCTGGGCCAGGCCTGGCCCGAGCACAGCGGCAGCGTGGCGATCCTGGACGTGCTGCAGTACCTCGACGCCGCCATGCAGGCCAGCCTGATCCGCAGCGTGGCGAAGATGCTCACGCCCGGCGCCAAACTGGTGATCCGCAGCGGCCTGGGCGACGCCAGCGGCCGCGGCCGCACCAGCCGCATCACCGACGTGCTCGCGCACCTGGCCGGCTGGATGCAGGAAGTGCCCAAGTGCTATCCCACCCGCGACAGCCTGGAACGCCAGCTCGGCGACGCCGGGCTGCGCGCCACCTTCGCGCCGCTGTACGGCAACACCCCGCTCAACAACTGGCTGATCGTGGCCGAGCCGCGCTGA
- a CDS encoding flavohemoglobin expression-modulating QEGLA motif protein, with the protein MTPLPADIRHHAALDARLVKAVRGIRLLALASWPAAVQAPFLDSVARGQPQLPQVQYPRLDFADTRRELAAIAQAADPAHPLGAYLQASVHSWDLAAALLESLGTPAVGTYSAQLFGVPEDPMPGHGPTTRDAARHFIHIAQELDRELLSAEEQVPVSATALRLQLQQDLDDFFGARVIAVELDPELLAKAAAGAHRIRLRSGASFSDYDRAQLFHHEALVHSLTALNGREQAQLPSLALSSPRVTATQEGLATFAEQITGSIDIERMKRISLRIEAIALARGGADFVEVFRYFDAAGQSPAESFSSAQRVFRGVPTGGGAAFTKDTVYLRGLVSVHTFFRQALQRDRLPLCRWLFAGKMALEDVAAFAPLFEAGVLAPPRWLPTWVARASGLAGMLAFSLFANRIRMDQLDGAGGA; encoded by the coding sequence ATGACCCCGCTGCCTGCCGACATCCGCCACCACGCCGCGCTGGACGCGCGCCTGGTCAAGGCGGTGCGCGGCATCCGCCTGCTGGCGCTGGCGAGCTGGCCGGCGGCGGTGCAGGCGCCGTTCCTGGACAGCGTGGCGCGCGGCCAGCCGCAGTTGCCGCAGGTGCAGTACCCGCGGCTGGATTTCGCCGACACGCGCCGCGAACTGGCCGCGATCGCCCAGGCCGCCGATCCGGCGCATCCGCTCGGCGCCTATCTGCAGGCCTCGGTGCACAGCTGGGACCTCGCCGCGGCCCTGCTCGAATCGCTGGGCACGCCGGCGGTCGGCACGTATTCGGCGCAGCTGTTCGGCGTGCCCGAGGACCCGATGCCCGGGCATGGCCCGACCACCCGCGACGCCGCGCGCCATTTCATCCACATCGCGCAGGAGCTGGACCGCGAACTGCTGTCGGCCGAGGAGCAGGTGCCGGTGTCGGCGACGGCGCTGCGCCTGCAGCTGCAGCAGGACCTGGACGACTTCTTCGGCGCGCGGGTGATCGCGGTCGAACTGGATCCGGAGCTGCTGGCCAAGGCCGCGGCCGGCGCGCACCGCATCCGCCTGCGTTCCGGCGCCTCGTTCAGCGACTACGACCGCGCGCAGCTGTTCCACCACGAGGCGCTGGTGCATTCGCTGACCGCGCTCAACGGCCGCGAGCAGGCGCAGCTGCCGAGCCTGGCGCTGTCCTCGCCGCGGGTCACCGCGACCCAGGAGGGGCTGGCGACCTTCGCCGAACAGATCACCGGCAGCATCGACATCGAGCGCATGAAGCGCATCAGCCTGCGCATCGAGGCGATCGCGCTGGCGCGCGGCGGCGCCGATTTCGTCGAGGTGTTCCGCTATTTCGACGCGGCCGGGCAGTCGCCGGCGGAGAGCTTCTCCTCGGCGCAGCGCGTGTTCCGCGGCGTGCCGACCGGCGGCGGCGCCGCGTTCACCAAGGACACCGTGTACCTGCGCGGGCTGGTATCGGTGCACACGTTCTTCCGCCAGGCCCTGCAGCGCGATCGCCTGCCGCTGTGCCGCTGGCTGTTCGCCGGCAAGATGGCGCTGGAGGACGTGGCCGCGTTCGCGCCGCTGTTCGAGGCGGGGGTGCTGGCGCCGCCGCGCTGGCTGCCGACCTGGGTGGCGCGCGCCAGCGGCCTGGCCGGCATGCTGGCGTTCTCGCTGTTCGCCAACCGCATCCGCATGGACCAGCTGGACGGCGCCGGCGGCGCCTGA
- a CDS encoding pyridoxal phosphate-dependent aminotransferase produces MPTPPIKPLAIRERLSEVRYEIRGELARRARELEAQGRKLIKLNIGNPGAFGFRAPEHLQRAIADDMGRTDPYTHQQGLPEAREAIAAAYARRQHPDAHPDRIFVGNGVSELIDLSLRALLNPGDEVLVPSPDYPLWSAATILNDGRPVYYRCAPENGFQPDPVEIETLVSSRTRAIVLINPNNPSGASYSRELLEKIVAIAAKHNLLLMVDEIYDQVLYDGADFVPVAPLAGDHPCISFGGLSKVHRACGWRVGWALLSGAAERVTDFRNAMDLLGALRLCANVPGQYAIDAAVNGPDTISPLCAPGGRLYETRRAVIEACAASEHLSLVQPAGALYAFPAVVGAAARNFDDHDFALELMNDEGVLVVPGSSFNVPYRHHFRVTLLPEAAVMREVFARIDRVLARRAEAATKVVPLKPRNAVAGGR; encoded by the coding sequence ATGCCCACGCCCCCGATCAAGCCGCTCGCGATCCGCGAACGCCTGTCCGAAGTCCGCTACGAGATCCGGGGCGAACTGGCGCGGCGAGCCCGGGAGCTGGAGGCGCAGGGGCGCAAGCTGATCAAGCTCAACATCGGCAATCCCGGCGCGTTCGGGTTCCGTGCGCCGGAGCACCTGCAGCGCGCGATCGCCGACGACATGGGCCGCACCGACCCCTACACCCACCAGCAGGGCCTGCCGGAGGCGCGCGAGGCGATCGCCGCGGCCTATGCGCGGCGCCAGCACCCGGACGCGCATCCGGACCGGATCTTCGTCGGCAACGGCGTCAGCGAGTTGATCGACCTGTCGCTGCGCGCCCTGCTCAACCCCGGCGACGAAGTGCTGGTGCCCTCGCCCGACTATCCGTTGTGGTCGGCCGCCACCATCCTCAACGACGGCCGCCCGGTGTACTACCGCTGCGCGCCGGAGAACGGCTTCCAGCCCGACCCGGTGGAGATCGAGACGCTGGTGTCCTCGCGCACCCGCGCCATCGTGCTGATCAACCCGAACAATCCCAGCGGCGCCAGCTATTCGCGCGAGCTGCTGGAGAAGATCGTGGCGATCGCGGCCAAGCACAACCTGCTGCTGATGGTCGACGAGATCTACGACCAGGTGCTGTACGACGGCGCCGACTTCGTGCCGGTCGCGCCGCTGGCCGGCGACCACCCGTGCATCAGCTTCGGCGGCCTGAGCAAGGTGCACCGCGCCTGCGGCTGGCGGGTGGGCTGGGCGCTGCTGTCCGGCGCCGCCGAGCGCGTCACCGACTTCCGCAACGCCATGGACCTGCTCGGCGCGCTGCGCCTGTGCGCGAACGTCCCCGGCCAGTACGCGATCGACGCGGCGGTCAACGGCCCGGACACGATCTCGCCGCTGTGCGCGCCGGGCGGGCGCCTGTACGAGACCCGCCGCGCGGTGATCGAGGCCTGCGCGGCCAGCGAGCACCTGTCGCTGGTGCAGCCGGCCGGCGCGCTGTACGCGTTCCCGGCGGTGGTCGGCGCGGCCGCGCGCAACTTCGACGACCACGATTTCGCCCTGGAACTGATGAACGACGAGGGCGTGCTGGTGGTGCCCGGTTCCAGCTTCAACGTGCCCTACCGCCACCATTTCCGCGTGACCCTGTTGCCCGAAGCGGCGGTGATGCGCGAGGTGTTCGCGCGCATCGACCGGGTGCTGGCGCGCCGCGCCGAGGCGGCGACCAAGGTGGTGCCGCTGAAGCCGCGCAACGCGGTGGCCGGGGGGCGGTGA
- a CDS encoding type 1 glutamine amidotransferase domain-containing protein, whose translation MKILMVLTSHDRLGDTGHKTGFWLEEFAAPYYVFKDAGAEVTLASPKGGQPPLDPKSDAADAQTDATHRFKADPAAQQQLASTRPLAEVRMADYDSVFYPGGHGPLWDLAEDQTSIALIEAFERAGKPIGFVCHAPGALRRVTAADGAPLVKGRRVTGFTNGEEAAVGLTDVVPFLIEDEFQRLGGLYEKGADWGVHVVVDGRLVTGQNPASSEEAAKALLGLLGK comes from the coding sequence ATGAAGATCCTGATGGTGCTGACCTCGCACGACCGCCTCGGCGACACCGGCCACAAGACCGGCTTCTGGCTGGAGGAATTCGCCGCACCGTACTACGTGTTCAAGGATGCCGGCGCCGAAGTCACCCTGGCCTCGCCCAAGGGCGGGCAGCCGCCGCTGGACCCGAAGAGCGACGCGGCCGATGCGCAGACCGACGCCACGCACCGCTTCAAGGCCGATCCGGCGGCGCAGCAGCAACTGGCGAGCACGCGGCCGCTGGCCGAGGTGCGGATGGCCGACTACGACAGCGTGTTCTATCCCGGCGGCCACGGCCCGCTGTGGGATCTTGCCGAAGACCAGACCTCGATCGCGCTGATCGAAGCGTTCGAGCGTGCCGGCAAGCCGATCGGCTTCGTCTGCCACGCGCCCGGTGCGTTGCGCCGGGTCACCGCCGCCGATGGCGCGCCGCTGGTCAAGGGCCGCCGCGTCACCGGCTTCACCAACGGTGAGGAAGCGGCGGTCGGCTTGACCGACGTGGTGCCGTTCCTGATCGAGGACGAGTTCCAGCGGCTGGGCGGCCTGTACGAGAAGGGCGCCGACTGGGGCGTGCACGTGGTGGTGGACGGCCGCCTGGTCACCGGCCAGAACCCGGCGTCGTCCGAGGAGGCGGCGAAGGCCTTGCTGGGGTTGTTGGGCAAGTAA
- a CDS encoding SGNH/GDSL hydrolase family protein, with amino-acid sequence MSQASFAPLQHAPLRYLALGDSYTIGEGVADRGRWPMQLAAALRHDGLAIADPQIVATTGWTTDELDAGIDAAAPQGPFALVTLLIGVNNQYRGRALDDYRTQFAALLQRAIGFADGQPRRVLAVSIPDWGVTAFARPPAHDPARIGAQIDAFNAAAQACCQAQAVRFVDIAAASRDGGGDAAMLAADGLHPSAAMYARWTALLLPAARDALA; translated from the coding sequence ATGAGCCAGGCCAGCTTCGCCCCGCTCCAGCATGCTCCCCTGCGCTATCTGGCGCTGGGCGATTCCTACACCATCGGCGAGGGCGTGGCCGACCGCGGGCGCTGGCCGATGCAGCTGGCCGCGGCGCTGCGCCACGACGGCCTCGCCATCGCCGATCCGCAGATCGTGGCCACCACCGGCTGGACCACCGACGAACTCGACGCCGGCATCGATGCCGCCGCGCCGCAAGGGCCGTTCGCGCTGGTGACGCTGCTGATCGGGGTCAACAACCAGTACCGCGGGCGCGCGCTCGACGACTACCGCACGCAGTTCGCCGCGCTGCTGCAACGCGCGATCGGCTTTGCCGACGGCCAGCCGCGGCGGGTGCTGGCGGTGTCGATCCCGGACTGGGGCGTGACCGCGTTCGCGCGGCCGCCCGCGCACGATCCGGCGCGTATCGGCGCGCAGATCGATGCGTTCAATGCCGCCGCACAGGCCTGCTGCCAGGCGCAGGCGGTGCGCTTCGTCGACATCGCCGCGGCCAGCCGCGACGGCGGCGGCGATGCGGCGATGCTCGCCGCCGACGGCCTGCATCCGTCCGCGGCGATGTATGCGCGCTGGACCGCGTTGCTGTTACCTGCGGCGCGCGATGCGTTAGCCTAG